DNA from Granulicella arctica:
CAACTGGCGTCCGGCTGCATGATCGCGCCGGAACTTTTGCCCCGTTTGTGCGTCAAATTTACCGACCCTGATGGTCTAGCCTCTGGGCATCTACACTGATTACGTTGATGGATCTCCTCCAGAAAATCCGGACGCTCCCGACTTCGCCGGGATGTTACCTGTACAAGAACGCCGAGGGCGAGGTCATCTACGTCGGTAAGGCGAAGAACCTGCGTTCGCGGGTACGGTCGTATTTTCTCCAGGCATCGCAGGCCAATGCGAAGACCGGTTCGCTGATGCGGGAGGCGGTCGATGTCGAATACATCACCGTCGACAATGAGCGCGAGGCGCTGGCGCTTGAAAACAATCTCATCAAACAGCGCAAGCCACGCTTCAACATCCTGCTGCGTGACGACAAGACCTACCCCTACATCAAGCTGACGATGAACGACCGCTACCCGAAGGTCTTCGTCACGCGACGGCTGCGCAAGGACAGCAGCCTTTACTTCGGCCCCTACTTTCCGGGGAACCTCGCATATCGTCTTGTCGATCTCATCCACCGCAGCTTTTTGATCCCGAGCTGCAAGGTGGACCTGTCGCGCTATCACCCGCGCGCGTGTCTCCAGTACTACATCAAGCGCTGCCTCGGCCCGTGCGTCGAGGGTTTGACGACGCCGGAGGTCTATAAGCAAACCATCCGCGATGTACAACTCTTCCTCGAAGGCAAGCCGAACGAGCTGGAGCAGGCGCTCACTAAGCGCATGGCAGAAGCAGCCGAGAACGAGCAGTTCGAGCTGGCGGCACGACTGCGCGACCAGATCGTGACCGTTCACCAGATGAACGACAAGCAGCGCATCGCCACGACGGACAACGAGGACGCAGATGTCTTCGGCTTCCACTACGAAAACGACATGCTCGCCGTGAACCTCTTCCACATGCGCGGCGGCAAGATCGTCGATCGCCGCGACTTCTTCTGGGAGGAGTTGCCGGAGTCGCTCTCGGATACGTTGAACGATGAGTCGGCGCTTGAGGCAGCGCCGCGATGGGAGCCCGATCCTTTGCAGAGCGCCCCTGACATCTCTGAAGAGGCACCGGTGACGCAGCACTCCGGCATCACGGAGCTGGGAGGAAGTTTTAGCCCGGCGGCGTTCTTCTCTGCTTTACTGAAACAGCTTTATCTCGATCAGGGTTATGTGCCGCGTTCCATTCTTGTGCCGGTGGACTTCCCTGATCGTGCTCTGCTGGCCGAGTTACTGACCGAGCGTGCGGGGCACAAGATCGAGCTCGCCGCACCGCAGCGCGGCGACAAACGCTCCCTCGTCGATCTCGTTTGCCAGAACGCAAAGCAGTCGTATGACCAACGCTTTCGCGTGCTGCAACCCAGCATCAAGGCGATCCAAGAGGCGTTGCAGGAGGCGCTCACGCTCGAAGAGCTGCCACGCCGCATCGAGTGCTTCGACATCTCGCACATCCAGGGCGCGGAGACGGTCGCGTCGATGGTGGTGTGGGAGGACGGGGCGATGAAGAAGGCAGACTACCGCAAGTTCCAGGTAAAGACGGTCACCGGCGTCGACGACTTTGCGAGCATGCGCGAGGTCGTGCAGCGGCGCTACAAGCGGCTGCTTGAGGATAACAAGCCCTTCCCTTCGCTCATCCTGATCGACGGTGGACTGGGACAGCTACATTCTGCATACGCCGCGCTGGAAGAGATCGGCGTCACGCTGCAACCGCTCGCCTCGATCGCCAAACGCGAGGAGATCATCTATGTCCACGGCCAGGAGGACGATCCGGTGGTGCTCGACCGGCGCTCGCCGGTGCTGCATCTGGTGCAGAAGATCCGCGACGAGAGCCATCGCTTCGCTGTCACCTATCATCGCAAACGCCGCGAGATGCGCGACCGAGATTCGGAGCTCGATGCCATCCCCGGCGTAGGGCCGAGGACGCGGCAGCGGCTACTCGAACACTTCGGCAGCGTGCGTGGCATCAAGCAGGCCGGTCACGATGCACTGACGGCGGTGGTCAACGCGGCCACCGCAGAGAAGATTCGCCGCCACTTCGATGGCGAGCCGATAACGCGCGACATCGGCGTCCCGATTATCAGCTAGACCATTTCCGCACAGCCGTGCTGCTAGGACAAGAAGTAATTCTTCATGCCGTCTGGAACAAAGTTCGGCTGCACTCCGTATGCGATGATGGAAACCTTCGGAGACCCCATGCCGCCCGCACGAACAACCGCCGTCCGTCCTTACGATCTAGCGCTCCATGAAGCACTTCGCCTCGCTACGTTCTTTGCGGTCATCAAGCTATTACTGCACATTGCGTTGAACGCGTGGCAGGCCCACATTGGCTGGGGATACTTCCGCGATGAGATGTATTACATCGCCTGCGGGCGGCAGTTAGCGTGGGGCTATGTTGACCAGGGGCCGCTGGTGGCGTTGCAGGCGAAGGTGACTCTGGCGTTCTTCGGCAAATCGCTTGTTGGGATACGGATGCTCTCTGGGCTTGCAGGTGCGGGGCGCGTCTTTTTGACGGGCGTTCTTGTATGGTCGCTGGGTGGACGGCGACCTGCGCAGGCGCTTGCGATGATCGGCGTCTTCGTCGCGCCGCAGTATCTTGCGCTCGATGGCTTCCTCTCGATGAACTCCTGCGAATCGCTCTTCTGGATGAGCTGTCTGCTTGCGCTGATCCTGATACTTCGCGGCGAAAGCTCGCGGTGGTGGCTGCTCTTCGGCGTCTCCGCTGGGCTTGGTCTGCTTAACAAACCATCGATGACCTTTTTCCTCGTCACGCTGCTGCTGGCGTTGCTCCTCACTCCACAGCGACGAATACTGTTCAATAAGTGGGCCGCAGTTGGTGTCGCATTGCTGATTCTCATTGCATTGCCGAACCTCTTTTGGCAGATTCACCATCACTGGCCGACGCTCGAGTTCCTACACAACGGACGCGTCGAGAACAAGAACATCAAGCTGGGTCCGCTTCCCTTCCTTCTGACACAGATCAAAAACTTGCAACCGTTGACGTTACTTATTTGGGGAGCGGGACTGGTGTGGCTGCTGCGACGAGCTCAATCAAAGTGGCGCTGGATCGGGCTGACCTATCTCCTCTTTCTCGCTCTCATGATGGCACTTCATGCGAAGGACTACTACGTCGTGCCGATCTATCCCGTACTGTTTGCAGCGGGTGGCGTGGCGTGGGAGCGACACTACTCCAGAAGCGTAGGCGTCATCCGGAACCGCATCTTTGCCTTCCCGATCATGGAGACCTGCATGATTGTGGCGGCGGTGCTGATTCTGCCTTTGTCGATTCCCGTTCTGCGGCCACAGACGTGGCTGACGTACACGAAGACGATGCATCTCTACAGAACGAGCGGCAACTCCGAGAACGACCCGAGTGGGCCGCTGCCGCAGTTCTATGCAGATCGTTTCGGCTGGCAGGAGGAGGTCGATCAGGTGACGCGCGTATACCAATCGCTATCGCCGGAGGACCGTGCGCATGTCGGCATCGCTTGCTCGAACTACGGCGAGGCTGGCGCGATCGACTTTCTTGGACACGGCTTGCCGCCTGCGATCAGCGGCCATAACAACTACTGGCTGTGGGGGCCGAAGGGCTACACCGGTGATGTCTTGATTCTCATCAACGGAGCCACACCGCAGGAGCTCAGCGAGTTCTATCAATCCGTGCAGATCGTGGGTCGAATGGACGTGCCGTTCTCGATGCCCTTTGAACATCGCAACATCTACCTCGTACGTGGACGGCGGAAGAACCTGACAGACGACTGGTTGAGCTTCAAGCACTACATTTGATCCTGAACGGCTTATTTCTGCGATGGATTTCGGGGCGGTGTGATACGCTGCCCTGAAACCCATGGCCCAGCAAGAGCATGAACTTCCCCGCGTCCTGAACGCGACCCACGCGACCTCTATCGTCGTCGGCATCATCATCGGCAGCGGCATCTTCCTGGTTCCCCGCGAGATGATGGCGGCGGTTGGCAGTTCGGCCGGAGTGTATGCCGTGTGGATCGTCGGCGGTCTGCTCTCGCTGTTTGGCGCGATGACCTATGCGGAGATCGCTGCCGCTCGCCCACGCTATGGCGGCGAGTATGCCTTCCTCCGCGAGGCTTACGGCGACCTGACCGGCTTCCTCTTCATGTGGACGCAGATCACCGTGGCAAAGCCCGCCTCGCTTGCCACCGTCGCCGCCGGACTTGCGCGTGTGCTCGGAACCTTCGCCATCTTCAGCTCGTTCAACCAACCTGCCTTTGCGCACCTGCTCTGGGGACAGGTGTTCGCCATCGCAACAACGTGGCTGATTACGCTGCTCAATATCCTCGGCACGCGCAACTCAGCGAATGTGCAGCTTGTGCTGACGTGGCTCAAAGGATTGCTGATCGTCGTCATCGCAGGGTTCTGCTTCTTCGCTGCCGGTCATCACGGCGCATGGCATAACTTCGGGACCAGCTTTGCCGGGGCGAAGGGCGGCTTCAACGGATTCATGATCGCGTTGGTTGCGGCGCTGTGGGCGTACGACGGGTGGAGCGACGTTACGACCATGGCGGGTGAGGTGCACCGGCCACAACGCAGCTTCCCCGTTGCACTGATCGGCGGCGTCACCATCGTTGGCGCGCTGTATATGCTCACCAACGCGGCGATCCAATACGTTCTTCCCGCAACCGCCATTGCGATGGCCGACAGGCCAGCCGCCGATGCTATGCGCCTCGTCGCCGGACACTGGGGAGCGTCGCTGGTCTCGCTCGGCATGGCGATCAGCATCGCCGCGACCTTCGTCGGTTCGTCACTGTCGGGAGCACGCGTGCCCTTCGCTGCCGCACGCGACGGCCTCTTCTTCAAGCAGCTCGCGCATGTCAGCCCGCGCTTCCGCACGCCGTCGGCATCGCTTTGCCTGCAGGCGGTTCTGACCTCGCTGCTACTGCTGGCCATCGGCAGATTTCAGGCGCTGTTCTCGCTCGCGATCTTCGGTGAGTGGCTCTTCTACGCGCTTACAGCGAGCACCATCTTCGTCTTCCGCCGCCGCGACATCGCCGCCGACCGCCCCTACAGTGTGTGGGGATATCCTGTGCTGCCCGCGCTGTTCATCGCCGCCGCCATCGTGCTATTGGTCTTTTCGTTCGCCGATCAGCCGGTAAACTCCGTGATCGGTTCAGGAATCATTTTGCTCGGAATTCCACTGCATTACCTCCTCCAGCGCCGCCGATCCGCCAGAGCCGTTAGTCTGTAGAGGTATGAAGCATAAGCCGAAGCTGGGCCAGAACTTTCTCGTCGACGATCATGCACGCCATGCCATCGTCGATGCTCTCGGCGACTTGAGCCAACGCACCGTTCTTGAGATCGGTCCCGGCCACGGCGCCATTACCGACATCCTCGCCACGCGCTGCCACCGTCTCATCGCGCTCGAGCTTGACTCATCCCTCGCCGCCGAACTGCGCTTCCGTTTCCGCGAACAGCCGCACGTCGAGATCCACGAAGGCGATGTCCTGAAGGCCGATCTTCGCGCGCTTATTCCAGCAGGCGAGACCGCCGATGTCGTCGGCAACCTGCCCTACTACATCACCTCGGATATTCTGTTGCGGCTCTTCGCCGCTGGCTCCGCCGGTGCGCTCACCCGCGGCGTGCTGATGATGCAGCGCGAGGTGGCAGACCGCGTCGCGGCGGCACCCGGAGTTCGCGACTACGGGCTGCTCTCCGCGACCGCGCAGATGAACGCGCAGGTAGACAACCTGTTTACCCTGCCACCGTCTGCATTCTCTCCTCCGCCGGAGGTCTACTCGACCGTGTTGCGACTGCACTTTGCGCCACGCTTCGTCGAACTGGGAGTCGATGTCGCGGGCTTCGATCTCTTCCTCAAACGGTGCTTCGCGCAGAAGCGGAAGACGTTGCACAACAATCTCCGCGCCGCCGGTTATACGCCCGAACAGCTAGCCGCAGCGTGGCCCACGGAGATGCCCTCCCAGGCACGCGCCGAGTCGTTGGGGCTGGAGCCAATGGCCGCACTCTACCGGTGGCTGGCCCAACCACAGATTGGCTGATCGCTACCTCTTGCTGTTCGAAGAGGAGTGCGAAGCGGCTGGAGCCGAAGCGCTCGAATGCGATGCTGGCGGAGCAGACCGTGGTGCAGACGGCCTTGGGGCTGATGCCTGCGGTGCTCGCTGCACATACGTTCCCTGGCTGGAATTCCCCGGACGTGGAGTCATCTGGGCCGCGGCGGGCTGCTGTCCAGCGGCAAATCCCTGCACATATGTTGGCCGCGCGATGCCCTGTCCCGGTTGAACGCCGAGAATTGGAGCATGCGTCGTCTGGTTGACGGGATAGTCGTTTCGCAGGGACGATCCAACCGCGCTGCCACCGCGAGCCGTATACTCCGCGCCGATCGGGCGGATCGGGGTAGCAACGACGCCGGCGATCCTTCGCTGACCAGAGACGGGAATGGCAGGCCGGGGAACAATAGGATTGCCATGAACCGGAACAATTGGATGGATGCCTCCATGGCCCGGCGTGGGAGGACGGTGAACCGGATAGCCCCGCGGCGGCAGAACGATATTCACATAGCCGCCATAGCCATATCCGCCGCCATAGTTCGCAAAGCCGAAGCCTCCGCAGTAAGAGTTCGGGCTCCAGCCCCAGCCGAAGGTATCCCAGTACGACCAACTGCCGCAGCGGAAGGGCGTCCAGCCCCAGCTATACGACGAGGCCCAGGTATAGCCGAGCCCCGGCGACCAGACCCAGGCGCCATTGTCATACGGATCGAAGCTGGCGTCATCGCCGCCCGACGGCTGCCACACCTGTCCCTGTCCGGGAACGTTGTACCAGCTTCCGTTCGCGTCCAGATCGGACCAGCCGTATCCCTGGCTCCCCTCGGCCCCGTCGCGGGCAGAGGTCTGCGCGGTAGCCGCATCCGCCGCGGCCTGATCGCGAGTCTCATTCCATGCATCCCACGTGTCCGGCGCGATCTCCTGCGTCAGAAAGTAGCGCGACCCGTCGCTCGTGTCGCTGCGCAAGGTCTCACCGGCATGAACATCGGTCCTGTAACTGCCGAGTCGCTCCAGGTGCGCTGTACCGTCCAGCACTGCAATCGTGGCGGGCTGCTCATCTATATTCACCCGAAACGTCGTGTTCTCCGCCGGAGAGATCAGGTCGCCGCCGGCATCCACGGTATATGCAAACTTCTGCGCGGACCGCAGCTCGAAATAGGCCAACCCCTTCACCAGGGCAAGTTGCGTGTTGTAGCTGCCGCCACCATCGACGGTCAGATGAGCCAGCGTCAGGGCGCTGTTCGGCGTCACGCGGGCGATACTGCCGTCCTCGAACTCGACCTCGGCCTGCCCGTCTTCGCCCGTGACTACTGTCTGTCCTTCGACGAGCGGCATATTCAACTGTGCTGGATCACCAGCGGCGCTATCCGGGCGACCGATGTGGACATAACCCTCGGCAAACGTCAATCGGGCGGCGCGGCCCGGAGAGGTCGTGTCCGCCATAGCGCCTCTGATTGCAATCAAGCTCAACGCGGCAACCGCCAGAAGACCAACCCGAAATCCCGTTTGCAAACGTATCGTGCCGTTCACGGTAGAACCTCCACAAACCTATCTATTGGAAACCCTGCTGCGGCCAGAAAGTTCTAGGGCGCTGCCTGCGCCTGGTCCAGCAGTTTGCCTGCCCGTAATCGTACCCGCTGTATCAGCTCGGTGTCTCCTGCGATCGACCGCAGCGTGGGTGCGATGTTGCCTAGCTCCAGAGCACGTCCGTCCGCGACGGCGGTGACCAGCGCCTCCATCTCCGCGTCCAGCCCCAACCGATCGAAGCGATGCTTGAAGGCTAACGCACGGCCCTCTTCGAGCGTCAGCTCGATCCCCTGAAAGAGGTCCGTCAGTTGCACAGCTCCCTTGTTCTCCGAGAAGTTGAAGGTACATGCGCCCTCCCCCTCCGCATCGCGATACGCCAGCGTCTTCGTTCCCGTATCCGCGATGTTCTTTGCTTTGGATGCGCAGGGTTCGCTGGAGGAGCGGATAAAATGAACCGCTTCGAAGGCGTTTTTCATGGCAGAGGAAGAAAATACCAGCGGGCGCTCGAAGGTCTGCACGTCGGGCGATTGAGCGCCTATCGCCTCCGCGTGATACGAGCCGGTGCCGTCGCCTCGCATCTGGATCGTGTATCGAGGCACGGACACACCCGGAACGGAGTGATCGAACTTGAAGCTGATCTGCTGCTCGGCTGGCGATGGAGGCGTGCTCTGCGCGGCAAGCGCTCCCGCGAGGCACCAGACCGCTGCGAGGAGACAACCACCGGAGCGGATCACCGTCGCGCGCCCTGCATCTGCAACGTCTGCGCCGTGTGGATGTGGCAGATCGCAATGGCCAGCGCATCGGCGGCGTCCGGCGACTCGGGTGCCTCGCTCAGCTCCAGCAGCCGTGTCACCATAAACTGCACCTGTTCCTTCGCCGCCAACCCGTAGCCGACGACCGCGCTCTTGATCGAGAGCGGCGCGTACTCCACCACCGTAAGCCCACTGGTCGCAGCGGCCAGCATCGCGACACCGCGCACCTGCCCCAGCTTCAACGCGGATTTCGCGTTCGCCGAGAAGAAGACCTCCTCGATTGCGACCACCTCCGGCGCGTGCAGCGCCATCAGCCCGGTCAGCTCCGCATACACCTGCGCGAGCCGCTGCGGCGTCGTCTGTTTTTTGTTGAGACGGATCGTTCCCGCCGCGCAGTGCACCAGCCGCGGCATACGGGCGTCGCGGTCCACCTCGACGACACCGTAACCGGTGAACTCCGTACCGCAATCGATGCCAAAGACGCGCATGCGTCCAGTCTACGACAGCTACTAAAAGGAAAGAGGAGCCTTACTTGACCCGCGACTCAACCACGGCAATGCGCTCACTCATCGGGGAGACCTGACGAAAGACCTCAACCTGATTGTTCGCACGCAGGGCCGCAAACTCCGACCGCATCTCGGCGCGAAAGGCATCGAGCGTCTTCATCACCGCATCATGCTGAATCTCGCTCTGCTTTTGCAGAGCCTCCAGCTTGACCGTGTGCGACTTCAGATCGGGCGCAATCATATCCTGAATCACCTGTCGCAGCCCGGTAATAATGTCAGTCATTGCCCCTCCCTGTGACTCTATCCTCTCACAAACTCCGCAACAGCACTCCTACTTCGAGATCCCCTCGAGCGGAGAGCTCGCCGTCGCATACAGCTTGCGCGGCATGCGTCCTGCCAGGAATGACTGCCGCCCTGCCAGCACCGCGTGCTGCATCGACTCCGCCATCAGGATCGGGTCGCGAGCCCCGGCGATTGCCGTGTTTAGCAGCACCGCGTCGAAGCCCAGCTCCATCGCCAGCGCCGCGTCCGACGCCGTCCCCAGCCCCGCATCGACGATCAGCGGCACCTCGGTGATCAGCTCGCGCAGAATCCGCAGATTGGTCAGGTTCGAGAGCCCTAGCCCGGTGCCGATAGGGGCTCCCAGCGGCATCACCGCCGCCGCGCCCGCATCGATCAGCCGCTTCGCAAATACAATGTCGTCGGTTGTATACGGCAGGACGGTGAACCCTTCCTTCACCAG
Protein-coding regions in this window:
- the uvrC gene encoding excinuclease ABC subunit UvrC; translated protein: MDLLQKIRTLPTSPGCYLYKNAEGEVIYVGKAKNLRSRVRSYFLQASQANAKTGSLMREAVDVEYITVDNEREALALENNLIKQRKPRFNILLRDDKTYPYIKLTMNDRYPKVFVTRRLRKDSSLYFGPYFPGNLAYRLVDLIHRSFLIPSCKVDLSRYHPRACLQYYIKRCLGPCVEGLTTPEVYKQTIRDVQLFLEGKPNELEQALTKRMAEAAENEQFELAARLRDQIVTVHQMNDKQRIATTDNEDADVFGFHYENDMLAVNLFHMRGGKIVDRRDFFWEELPESLSDTLNDESALEAAPRWEPDPLQSAPDISEEAPVTQHSGITELGGSFSPAAFFSALLKQLYLDQGYVPRSILVPVDFPDRALLAELLTERAGHKIELAAPQRGDKRSLVDLVCQNAKQSYDQRFRVLQPSIKAIQEALQEALTLEELPRRIECFDISHIQGAETVASMVVWEDGAMKKADYRKFQVKTVTGVDDFASMREVVQRRYKRLLEDNKPFPSLILIDGGLGQLHSAYAALEEIGVTLQPLASIAKREEIIYVHGQEDDPVVLDRRSPVLHLVQKIRDESHRFAVTYHRKRREMRDRDSELDAIPGVGPRTRQRLLEHFGSVRGIKQAGHDALTAVVNAATAEKIRRHFDGEPITRDIGVPIIS
- a CDS encoding ArnT family glycosyltransferase; the protein is MPSGTKFGCTPYAMMETFGDPMPPARTTAVRPYDLALHEALRLATFFAVIKLLLHIALNAWQAHIGWGYFRDEMYYIACGRQLAWGYVDQGPLVALQAKVTLAFFGKSLVGIRMLSGLAGAGRVFLTGVLVWSLGGRRPAQALAMIGVFVAPQYLALDGFLSMNSCESLFWMSCLLALILILRGESSRWWLLFGVSAGLGLLNKPSMTFFLVTLLLALLLTPQRRILFNKWAAVGVALLILIALPNLFWQIHHHWPTLEFLHNGRVENKNIKLGPLPFLLTQIKNLQPLTLLIWGAGLVWLLRRAQSKWRWIGLTYLLFLALMMALHAKDYYVVPIYPVLFAAGGVAWERHYSRSVGVIRNRIFAFPIMETCMIVAAVLILPLSIPVLRPQTWLTYTKTMHLYRTSGNSENDPSGPLPQFYADRFGWQEEVDQVTRVYQSLSPEDRAHVGIACSNYGEAGAIDFLGHGLPPAISGHNNYWLWGPKGYTGDVLILINGATPQELSEFYQSVQIVGRMDVPFSMPFEHRNIYLVRGRRKNLTDDWLSFKHYI
- a CDS encoding APC family permease, giving the protein MAQQEHELPRVLNATHATSIVVGIIIGSGIFLVPREMMAAVGSSAGVYAVWIVGGLLSLFGAMTYAEIAAARPRYGGEYAFLREAYGDLTGFLFMWTQITVAKPASLATVAAGLARVLGTFAIFSSFNQPAFAHLLWGQVFAIATTWLITLLNILGTRNSANVQLVLTWLKGLLIVVIAGFCFFAAGHHGAWHNFGTSFAGAKGGFNGFMIALVAALWAYDGWSDVTTMAGEVHRPQRSFPVALIGGVTIVGALYMLTNAAIQYVLPATAIAMADRPAADAMRLVAGHWGASLVSLGMAISIAATFVGSSLSGARVPFAAARDGLFFKQLAHVSPRFRTPSASLCLQAVLTSLLLLAIGRFQALFSLAIFGEWLFYALTASTIFVFRRRDIAADRPYSVWGYPVLPALFIAAAIVLLVFSFADQPVNSVIGSGIILLGIPLHYLLQRRRSARAVSL
- the rsmA gene encoding 16S rRNA (adenine(1518)-N(6)/adenine(1519)-N(6))-dimethyltransferase RsmA; protein product: MKHKPKLGQNFLVDDHARHAIVDALGDLSQRTVLEIGPGHGAITDILATRCHRLIALELDSSLAAELRFRFREQPHVEIHEGDVLKADLRALIPAGETADVVGNLPYYITSDILLRLFAAGSAGALTRGVLMMQREVADRVAAAPGVRDYGLLSATAQMNAQVDNLFTLPPSAFSPPPEVYSTVLRLHFAPRFVELGVDVAGFDLFLKRCFAQKRKTLHNNLRAAGYTPEQLAAAWPTEMPSQARAESLGLEPMAALYRWLAQPQIG
- a CDS encoding FecR family protein — protein: MADTTSPGRAARLTFAEGYVHIGRPDSAAGDPAQLNMPLVEGQTVVTGEDGQAEVEFEDGSIARVTPNSALTLAHLTVDGGGSYNTQLALVKGLAYFELRSAQKFAYTVDAGGDLISPAENTTFRVNIDEQPATIAVLDGTAHLERLGSYRTDVHAGETLRSDTSDGSRYFLTQEIAPDTWDAWNETRDQAAADAATAQTSARDGAEGSQGYGWSDLDANGSWYNVPGQGQVWQPSGGDDASFDPYDNGAWVWSPGLGYTWASSYSWGWTPFRCGSWSYWDTFGWGWSPNSYCGGFGFANYGGGYGYGGYVNIVLPPRGYPVHRPPTPGHGGIHPIVPVHGNPIVPRPAIPVSGQRRIAGVVATPIRPIGAEYTARGGSAVGSSLRNDYPVNQTTHAPILGVQPGQGIARPTYVQGFAAGQQPAAAQMTPRPGNSSQGTYVQRAPQASAPRPSAPRSAPPASHSSASAPAASHSSSNSKR
- the ruvC gene encoding crossover junction endodeoxyribonuclease RuvC produces the protein MRVFGIDCGTEFTGYGVVEVDRDARMPRLVHCAAGTIRLNKKQTTPQRLAQVYAELTGLMALHAPEVVAIEEVFFSANAKSALKLGQVRGVAMLAAATSGLTVVEYAPLSIKSAVVGYGLAAKEQVQFMVTRLLELSEAPESPDAADALAIAICHIHTAQTLQMQGARR
- a CDS encoding thiazole synthase encodes the protein MEPLVVAGRAFQSRLIVGTGKYKDGAETQAAIEASGAEMVTVAVRRVNLDRSHESLLDFIDPQRYFLLPNTAGCYTAEEAIRAARLGREVGLSDWVKIEVIGDLATLYPDVQATLEATRVLVKEGFTVLPYTTDDIVFAKRLIDAGAAAVMPLGAPIGTGLGLSNLTNLRILRELITEVPLIVDAGLGTASDAALAMELGFDAVLLNTAIAGARDPILMAESMQHAVLAGRQSFLAGRMPRKLYATASSPLEGISK